GCTGGCAACAACCTATTCTCTTGCAACGCAATAGCCGCAAATTTTGTACAACTAACAGCATACTTGCAATGAGCAGTGCCAAATAATGGACGAATTCCGATAATTAAAAAAATAACTATTTTATTGAGAATACGCATTAAGAACCTACCCCTACACTGCAGAGAATGTCTTAACCCACAATAAAAACTATCCCCCTCCGCTCGCCCTGAGTGTTTTTGTCTTCAAAAGGGAAAAAATTACTTAAGTTTAGGGGTATATGCATCAAGGATAAGAGTTTTCAGTTGATCAAAGGACAGTTCTGTAAGTTTTTTCTGTGCTATAACAACACAATCAAAGTTACGATCAAACAATTTTTCTTCATAGAAGATTGCTTTTATGCGCCGACGAATCAAGTTACGCTCGGGAGCATTCCCTACTTTTCGGGATGTAATGATAAGAACTCTGCCAAATTCGCACTGTCGCGGTGCAAGCAAAATGGTGCAAACACCATTTCTAATAACACGCCGAGCATGTTGAAAAAGATAATCAATTTCACGCTTGGTAAACTTTGAGATCTTTTTTGCTATGCTCGGCATATAATTACCCAAAAACAATATTTTTAGTACTTGCTTGG
This DNA window, taken from Candidatus Babeliales bacterium, encodes the following:
- the yidD gene encoding membrane protein insertion efficiency factor YidD, with amino-acid sequence MRILNKIVIFLIIGIRPLFGTAHCKYAVSCTKFAAIALQENRLLPALWAIIKRLCSCGPWF
- the rnpA gene encoding ribonuclease P protein component, producing the protein MPSIAKKISKFTKREIDYLFQHARRVIRNGVCTILLAPRQCEFGRVLIITSRKVGNAPERNLIRRRIKAIFYEEKLFDRNFDCVVIAQKKLTELSFDQLKTLILDAYTPKLK